GAACCGGTGAGGATGTGGTGCCGTTTAATGTGAGGTTAAGACCGTTGATGGAAAAGGCGTTGCTACTATTTGTGATCGTAACACCATTAACCTGATTATCCACCACATAGCGAATGGATGCATCATCTCCATGGTAGTTTCCTGGGGTGATCTTTAGCATGTCCCTCACGAAATTCTCTGCACCATCGGTAATCTCTATATTAGCGCTCTTCCCTGTGGAGGTTGTATTCAGGAAAAAGAGGCCATATGTTGAATCAAAGGATGCGGTGACGCCAAGATTGGCCTCGTTAATTCTTTTTACCACATCATAGATTGTTTCTTTCGCAGTATCGAAGGTGAATGTTTCTTTATTATTTAAAGTAAAGGTGACTGTTGGTGTGTTGGTTAATCCAAATTGCGTTGCCAGATTGAGTGTATCCCCCGAAGAAGATGAAGAAGAAGGGAGTTTTTGGGAACTTACCAGCGAGACTCCTTTGGCCACACTATCCACGTAAATCTTATGAATCCCTAATTGTGCATTGGTGCCAGCAGTTGCAGTTACTACACTGGGATCAGAAGAAGTTACCTTCTTCGTAAGGTACGTCCCCTGCAGCTTCATATCAAAGGCGGCATTTCGCAAGTCCAACAGCAGGGAATTCATCTCCCGGTAGGCATCCCGCTGCCATTCGAGCAGCTGTTTCTTCTGCATCATCTTATCCAATGGGATTCGCTCGGCATCCATCAGTTTCTTTACGATGGATTCCGTATCCATCCCAGATGCGAGGCCGGAAATCCGGTTCCAATACAGGGTACTGCTACTGCCGCTACCTGAAATACTCGTAGCCATCTTTTTTCCTCCTTTCACTTCGTTTCACGTTCGCTATCTCTCATTTCAATCCCCACCCACAGCGGGCGCTACACCTTTTCATCGATGATTAACCCGATCTGCTCCCAGATGCTGGCCACCATATCAAGGAGCTTTTTCGGGGGAATCTCCCGGATCACTTCATTGGTATTGTCATCAATGATCTGAACGTAATACTCACCAATCTTTTCGTGATACAAAAATTTCAAATGAGAATGGGTGGGATTCAGGATGGCATTAAAGCCCTCCACCGCCTTCTTCGCCTCCTCAGGGGTAAGGGTTCCCCTCTCCCGGGCGGCCTTCGCATCTCGCCCAGGGTTCTCCCTATCCCGGTCCTGATCTTTCATTCCATTGATCATAAATACATCCTCAGCCATTCCTGGGCTCACCCTCCGACCGGGTGTCACAGGTGTAACCGGCCTAACCCCTCCCTGGGTAATCCGATCGATTTCCATACCTTCTCCCTCCCTGGAGAAATTCATCCTATTGGGATTATCGGCATATGGAGGTTAACTTTTGAATAGGTCAGATCCTTGTGGATGCTTCAACTGCCATCCAACATAACCCGATTTGCCCGCCACGGATAGGCAAATGCACTCCGCTTGCGGTTCTTGCTTACCGGTTAATCTGTAAACGTATTGAATCTTGATGCCTACATCATAGACAGACTTTCTCCCCATGGAATCAAAAGGTTAAATCTCTCAATTTCCGCAATTCTTCGCTCGTTGATACCCTCCTGTTCAATACCGATCCTCCAAAAAATAGCCAATAAATCCTATTGTAATGCAATGTTAAACATTTAGAATAAAAGAAGGTAAAAATTATCGAATCATGGAGGCAGAAAAACCGATCCTTCCGAAAAGGGAGATCGCCATGCTATAGAGGCTCGTCTCTTTATCGTACGATGCCAACCGGTTCCTTGTCACTATGTTTTACATCTAGATTGTGCAAAAAAGGTGACATCACAACGTCCCTTTTTTATATTTCTATTTCTGCAGGAGGTGAAGCGCAGATGGGAAAGGCACAGGATTCACAAACGGCGAAAAAGAAAGGAGGTTTATTTACGTTTCGATCCTTAAAAACAAAATTACTCGTCTTTTTTCTGCTTGTATCCGTGATCCCTCTACTTGGTCTTAGCTTTACAAACTACTATTTTTCAAAGGAATCACTCATTCAGACGAAAAAACAGGCCCTTAAAATGATCGTGGATAGCGCTTACGTATTGGCCGAAGAATTAGAATCGGAGGTCAAGGAAGGGAAGCTAACCCGAGATGAGGCACAGGAGCGATTCCGAATCGCTCTCGTTGGAGAAAAACAGCCGGACGGGACGAGAAAAATCCCCGCCAATTCTCCGCGGATTGGTGAAGGAGATTATTTCTTCGCCTATAACAAAGAGATACGAGCCGTGATGCATCCGAAAAACTTCGAAGGGCAGATCAAGGATGACCCGAACGTAGAAGGAAAACGGGTCAACCGGGAAATGTACAACCAAAAAGAAGGCTATTACAGTTTTATGTGGCAAAACCCCGGCGAGACAACCCCGCGCCCGAAGATCGCTTATTTACGCTATTTCGAACCTTGGGATTGGGTGATCGTCATGGGTTCTTACTATGACAATTTTTATAGAGAAGCCAACGAATCGCGGAATCTATCCATTCTCATATCGGTTTTGGGGGTCATCGCCGTCATTATTGTTTCCTTGTTTATTAGTTCACGTTTTGTGAAACAGATAAACCATATGAAAACTGTGGTTCAGAAAATGGGAGAAGGCGATTTTACAGAAAAGATTGAGACGCGTAGCAAGGATGAATTTGGCGATATGGCGAACAGTCTGAATGATTCGATTCGTCAAATGAATCACGTCATCACAGAAGTGAAAGATGCCTCTTCTCTCATGAAAAGCGCCACGAACCATCTCTCGGAAGGATCGGAACAACTGAGCAAAGCGGCGGAAGAGATCTCCGCATCCATTGAAGAGGTGGCATCCGGAGCGGAGAAAAGCGCTGAAAACCTACAGGAGCTTACTCATTTCATGGAGGAATTAACCATTGATCTCGATGATACATCAAATTATGTTCAGAAGGTGACCGACATTTCCTCTAAGACCAAGGAAGTAAGTGCAGAAGGGAAAGAAAAGATCAAAGAAACGGTAGAACAGATGAACAATATTCATGATGCCGTTCACTTCATTGAAGAGGTAACCGGGAAACTGACGGAGCGCATGAAGGAGATTCATCAGTTCGTCAATGTCATTACGGAAATATCATCCCAAACGAACCTTCTCGCTTTAAATGCGGCCATTGAAGCAGCAAGGGCGGGAGAACACGGAAAAGGCTTTGCCGTCGTGGCGGATGAGGTGAGAAAACTGGCGGAACAATCGAATCGGTCGGCCGGGGAAATTCAGAACCTCATCGACGACATCATGAATGAGACGAAAAAAAGCCGTGACGCCGTACTTAAAGGGAGCCAATCCGTGAATGAAGGGATTCAGGTGGTAAAAAGCACAGGGACCAGCTTTGATGAAATTCTGAGCCATATCGATCGTTTGGTTGATGAGATGAACGGGGTTAACGGGGCGATCATGAAGATCAACAAGAAAACCCAAAAGGCTGCCGAATCCATTTATGAATTGAGCGCTTTTCATCAAGAAACCAACTCCAATACACAAAATGTAGCCGCATCTGTAGAGGAACAGAGCGCCATGACCCGGGATATTTTTGAACATATGCGTCAATTATCGGAGCGGGCTGAGAAACTGGAAGCCCTCACTCGATCATTCAAACTGGCGGCGGAATAAGTTCATCCGCCCATTGCCCGAAAATGGTTTGAAGATTTAAGATAAAGGAGATGAGGAAGATTGAAAAGAATTTTTATCGTACTCTTGCTGGTGGGGGTGTTGTTTGGCACCATGTATCCTAGTTCTGCATCCAACCGCCCGACGACGATGGGGCTAAACGGGATGGTAACGACGCCCCATTACTTGGCCTCCCAAGCCGCCTTACGCGTTCTGCAGAATGGGGGTAATGCCGTAGACGCCGCGATTAGCGCCGCTTCCACCCTCGCGGTTGTTTATCCTCATATGAATTCCATTGGCGGCGATAATTTTTGGCTCATCTATAATGCAAAAACAAATGAGCTAAAGGCGCTTAACGCAAGCGGTCGTTCCGGCGAAAAGGCGACGATTTCCTTCTACAAAGAAAAAGGGTTTGAAAAGATTCCCTCCCGGGGATATTTGGCCGCCAACACGGTCCCCGGTGCCGTGTCCGGCTGGTGGGAAGCCTATCAGTACGCAAACAAGACGATGGGAAATAATCTCCCCTGGAGTCAACTTCTGGAGACGGCGATCGGGTATGCGGAGAATGGATTTCCCATATCGCCCAGTCAAGAAATGTGGACCAAGATCAATATCGACCCTACCGATTCCGAGTTTCGTAATCTTCAAAGATTCGAAGGTTTTAAATCTACCTACTTAAAGCCAAATGGAGAGCCATACAAGACAGGGGAAGTTTTTAAGCAGCCTGACTTGGCGAAAACCTTAAAAACCATCGCCCAAAAAGGAGCAGATGCTTTCTACAAAGGGGAAATCGCACAAAAGATCGTCGCTGAACTTCAGGCGAACGGAGGGGTATTAACTCTGAATGATTTTCAGCAACATACCGCCGACTGGGTCGACCCCATTTCAGTAGACTACCGGGGCTATACCGCCTATAATCTTCCTCCCAATACACAGGGGATGGCATCTCTATCGATTTTAAACATCTTAAATCAGTTTGATCTGAAAAAAATCCCGGAGGGCTCCGCCGATTATTATCATCTTTTGGTCGAGGCGACGAAACAAGCTTTTGCGGATCGGGATAAATGGCTCACCGATCCGGCCTTTGTAGAGATTCCGGTAAAGGATTTACTGTCAAAACAGCATGGTAAAGATTTGGCGGCTCGCATTGATATGAAAAAGGCGGCCCAAGTGGTGACCCCCCTCGATCCGAAAGGGGATACGGTCTGGCTAGGCATCGTGGATAAAGAGGGGAATGCGGTATCCCTTATTCAAAGCATCTATCATGACTACGGATCGGGAATCGTGGTCAAAGGGACGGGCGTATTACTACAAAACCGGGGCAGCTTCTTCTCCCTCGATCCTACGCATATTAACCATCTTGAACCGAGGAAAAGAACGTTCCACACCTTAAATCCCGCCATGCTGTTTAAGAATGGAAAACCATACCTTGTTTACGGCACCATGGGCGGGGAAGGGCAACCCCAGACACAAGCTTTGCTGGTAACCCGAATTGTGGATTACGGATTTTCCGTGCAGGATGCGATTGAGGCTCCCCGCTTTTTACACGGCAGAACATGGGGGGCGGCCTCCAATGATTTGAAAATTGAGGGAAGAGTGCCCAAAGAGGTGATTTACGAGTTGGTTCGGAGAGGACATCCCGTCAATGTCGTAGAAGATTATACGGACACGATGGGACACGCCGGAGCCATCCTGATTGAGCCGAATACCAATGTCAAGTATGGTGGGGCGGATCCCCGTGGAGATGGAGCCGCGGTGGGTTACTAATGCATGAACCATGCTGATATAATCCTAACCGTTCATATTGCTAAGGCATGATGCTGATGGTCATGCCTTTTTTCTATGAAAGGACCTTCTATTTCCACTTCATTAACTCCTGTACCAATCGATGAACCGTGGTCGACGGATTGTTGGCCTCAGGGTTATAATTACAACACCCACCACATCGACATTCACCAAGCGGAAGGAATTAAAATAGTTTGGTTCTGTCTTTGTCCCTTCGCACACAATTAAAAATAGGTCCCGGACTTCACCCTTTTTCTTTTCTGATCTTTTATACTCACCAAGGTTTCTCAATCTCCCTTTTTTAAATAAATCATCGGTCCCCATAATTGGCACCATCTTTCTCATCTTGAAAAAAATGAAATTGTCCGATATATGGGATGGAACCATATTTACCCTGCAGATAATCTTTTTCGTATGAAGCATCATTTCTTACGTTATAGTCCACAAGGGAATATAAATCGGACGCCCCAAACTCATCTTTCTCAGTGAACCAAATTTGATCCCTTCTGAAAAAATTCCTATTCAGGAGATTGGTGTCATGGGAATTAAACAACAATTGGGCATTCTTAGGATTGGTTTCCGAATGAAACAAATGAATAATAAATTTTGTTAGAATGGGATGTAACTTCGCATCCAATGCATCCACGAGCAGAATGGCTCCATTATCAAGGGTATCAATAATCGGTCCAAATAAAGAAAACAATTTTCTTGTACCCTCAGATTCATGATGAAATAACTGAAATTCCTCATAACCCACAAATTGATTCTCTTGATCAAATTTCTTGTGTAAGGTATTTAGGGTAAAGTTTTGAATTCTAAATGTAATTTCCCTCTTTTGACCTCCAGTCAGATTCTTCATCACATCTTCGATGAAACCTCTCGGAATTTCCTCTTCACCCACTGAAATATCATCGATATCCAAGTTCGCCGCTCGAATTAAATTGATCACCTTCTGTTTAAAAGGTTCCTCCTTCAACATCCGCCTCGTATAGGAAAAGTAGCCATCTTCCAATCCGGAAATCACATGAAAATTACTAAACCATTTAAGAATCCTCGATGAAATCTTTCCTTGAAAATTGGCTACGACAGATAAAAATAATGCATTCTCTCGGGTTCTTTTATCCAATCCCACCCCCTCTTCAAAATGTCTGGAGATTTCAAAGTGATCCAGTTCTCGAGTAAATAACTCAATTTCTTTTCTTTTGGGAGCATAATACAGCCATTCCCGTTTAACGCTGATGGGATCCACTTCAAAACCATATCGGTACAATGTAGTACCATCCAGAAAAACCACTTCAAAAAAACTGGGTTGATCAATGGTGGCGATGTTTAGCCGAAAGCTTTCAACCCCCTCAATTTCTTCTCCCACTTGTCCTTCCTTTGAAGAATTCTTGATAAACCGCTTCATAAAAGCCATTGCTTTCAAAAGATTGCTCTTTCCACTTGCATTTGCCCCGTAAATCACAGCGCTTTTCAACAGACCTAATCCCTTTGGTGTTTTAAAGACATTTGTCTCCTTGTGTTCCTTAATACTTGCCGCCACCATACTTAACGTTACTTTTTCTCTAAAGGATAAGAAATTCCCTACACTAAATTGAACCAACATGATGGATTCCTCCGAAAAATTCTCGAACTTATGAGGTTATTATACCCCATTAATCGAAAAAATACACCTTTAATGAGAAAAAGACTCAAATATCCTTTATTATTCACATAAGTGTCAAATAAAACCCACCTACGATCTTCACCGCCTTCATGAGATCATCCTCCAAAAAGAATAGAATGGAGGGTTTTTCTTTTTGTCATAATTCTTTTCTTTAGTGATTGATGTGCTTCTTTTATAGATTCACATCACCGAATGCCTACGCGAATAGCTTCCTGTCCATAGATAAGTTGAAGATGCTTATTTTCTTTTAATTCCTGTTCTACCAATGTAAACTGAAAAGGAAAAAGGCTTGGTTCCTCGTGAAGATGGTTTACCTCCACCGCCACTTTTCCCGTGGCACGTAGGTAAGCTTCGCAGACCCATTGTTTGACCATTGTATTGGTGATCGGAATAACCTGTCCGATAAACGCCTTTTCCTTTGGAAGGATAACATTAAGATCCTTCCATGTCTTTAATATTTTCTTTGTAGCCACATTTACTTTTTCTCTTTCCCCATAAAGTGCGCTCATCTTTCGTCTAATCTGTATCGTTGAAAACTCCCCTTGAATCTGCAGAAGGCGTCCTGCTTGCCCTGCCATTTCACGAAAATAGGGATAGGCCATGAGGATAAGTCCCCAATGAAGCATCAGGCGCTCACCTAACGTCGCATCGTCTAAAAGTTCAAGCGCCCGATCGCGTAGGCTTTCATTTTCAGGCGGTACCAGTACCCAAATTTTAAAAAGAATTGTTCGAGCTTTTTTCGCGCTTCATTTCCTGCAATATCCCACATTACTTTCAAAAGTTGATCGAGATGGTCAATATCCTTTTCCACAATAAATAGGAGCTTATGGCGTTTTTGACGACTTTGATTCATTAGATCCTTTAAGGTATCATTTAACATCGCAGTGCTCCTTGCCGGCAATCATATATAATTGGGTTATGTTGCCTCTTAGGTTGAGAAAGGGAATATAATCATAGATCATCATCCTTTAATCATGAACTACATTGTATAAAGGCGATCCAACACTTATCTTATCTTTATCATATCGTGACGATATCCATTTATCAGCAAACTGCCGTTCGATTCTTTTTTTACAAAAATATTATTTCATCTATTGTCAATTACGTCAGTCATCTGTCGGTAAATCGTCTTTTAAAAAAATCTCTTTGATTTCGTCGGGTATTTGATCAGTGATATTTACTTGGGAAATGATCTTTCTTTCTTCATCCAAATTGAGCCAACTTTCGATCTCCTGGATCCTAAGATCCTTAGGAATATGTTCGTTTGCCATAGGTCTACCAAGGGTTTTTTCCAAATAGTTTATTTTTTTTCCAATCTGCCTTCGGATCGCTTCAGGTGGCGGGAAACGCAACCAATTCAATTCCTTGATCTGCTGAGATTCATACCTTATATAGCAATTATTAATCCAAATTTTTTGATCAAGTCGGTGAATCTCTCTTAAAAGTTCTAGAAGGAGCCTCCTTCTTACACCTCCGAGATGGAAGATCAATGTATCCGATCCGGTGTTGATTCGAGGCCAAAGCTCTTTCTCAAGCTTTAAGTACCATCTTAGGATGAGCGCATGTTCCGTCGATTTATTTCCGGAAGAGAAATAACTCCAATCTTCTTTACTCTCCTCCGGTTTTCGAAATGAAGCATCTCCCTTCAATGGCTGAACTGCAATGTTTCGATCGGTAACTGTCCGGATGTTAAAAATTTTACCGGCAACTTGTATGATATTTCCACCGTTATAGTTAACATCCTTCGCGATCCTTTCGCCGCTTCTTTCATCGATGATCTCATATCCATAACTACCCTCAATATTGGAATGGATCATCCCTTGTATTCCCCTATCCAACCATTCTTCCGAAAGGCATATTCCTCGCTCATCTTCTACTAATTCCTCCCGATCAAGGAGATAATCGATCATGAATGTTCCAATTTCGTCTTCCGATAAATGATTCACAAAGCGAATAAGTTGATCACGATTTCGATATCTTATAGGAGATTGAAAGATATATGAAAAAATCTGTTGACGTATTACGGCGTAATTTTTCCCTTTTACACCCGTTCCAAGCCAAGAGATCTTTGCCGCTTCTACCATCGCTTTATGTATGAACTGATTGAGATCAGTGGAAGAGAAAAGGATTACCCTCGTTCGATTGGTGCGCCGATTCCCTCTTCCTATCCGCTGTAAGAAAGAAGGAATATCTGGTGCTGGGTCATCAAGCATGACCAGATCGATATCGCCAATATCGATCCCGAGTTCTAAAGTAGACGTGGCAACGATCAGCACCTTCTCCCGATATCGAATTGCCTCTTCCGCCTCCTCCCTCAGTCTCTTGCTAAGGCTACCATGATGGGGATAAACTTGATATCCATCTTTCTCTAAGCGGCGATTTAACAGACGGGAAAGATGATCTACGCGCTGACGGGAATTACAAAATAGCAGAATCTTCGCCGGACGATCGAGGTTACGAATGTAAGCCGCTATCTCGTGATCGATCCGTTGAGAAACGGGGCGAATTTCCGCCTCAATCTCCCGTTGGCCCGGATGAATTAACTTCTTGCCTGAAGGTAAATAAGCCTTCAAGATTTCATCCGGTTCAGGAACCGTAGCGCTTAATGCGATGATTTGCACCTCTTTAGATTTGCTCCATCGCTTATTCTGCGCCTCAACTCTCAACCTCCGCAACCGCTCTATCAACCAGCGAATCTGCTCTCCACGAGCAGTACCATGGAATAGATGTACTTCATCCAACACAACGGCAACTACATGCGCCAATAGGTGGCCAAATTGGTTAGGCAGTTTTCCTCTGCACAGCATGCTGTCAAATGATTCCGGTGTCGTAAGAAGTAAATGTGGGGGGCGTCTTAGATTGCTCTTATATTCTCCTGTTCTCCTTTGAATCTGTAAGCCAAGGGAAGAGACAGGAGGTTCTAACCGTTGATACAGATCATTTACTAAGGCGCGCGTCGGGGAAATGTAAAGGATGGTCCACGCCTCATCGCGGTCTATATACCTATCGATGAGCGGAGCACAAGCCGCCTCTGTCTTTCCGCTCGCCGTGGCTGCGCATACCAGTAAATCCTCCCCCTCTAAAATGAGGGGGATTGCCCTTCTCTGTACCGGAGTAAGTCGTCCAAATCTCTGAAAAAAAGCATGCCAAGTGTGCACTAAACGGTTATGAATTTGTCGATCTTCATACAGTTCCTCTTTCATTTCCTATTCTCCTTGGCGGCCCATATCGTCGATCTAATTCATGCATAAAACTTTTGATAAAATCTCTGATCACACCATTGTTCTGGTATATGCGATCGGCAAATCGGCTTATGATCTCCTGCATTAGATCGGTATCATTTTCAATCGGTATGAAATAGGCTTCCTTGTAAAGATCCGTTATCTCTCTCCCAAGTGCAATTAACTCATCGAGCTTATAATAGGGTAATTCGTATGGCCTCCCCCCGCTTTTTTCGACCAAATGATCGATGACCTGATTGATCTCGGAATCATCCTCAACCGTTGCAAAAATGAGCGCAAAAGGAGCATTCGGGTACTCATCTTTTTGATCCTCAAAGTAACTCCACAACCGATCCAGCAGCATGATTGCCTTTCTCCGTTCACTAGGAGGGAGAATTGAAGATTCAACTTCCACTTCATCAATCGTGATGACCAACCCTTTCCTTCCTATGAGGCGAGCCAGATATGCATAACCGATTAAGGCTTTGAGAAACTCTTCCACCTGTGAACTTCGGGTAAAGACGGGCATTACTTCGATCCCTCTACCCGAAAACCACGGATATTTACGGATTTGATCTTTTATTATCCTTATAGAATCAACCTCATCATTACCCGATAGAACCTTTTCAACATCTTCAGCCAGTTCCTCTCTTAAGTTAGTTTGCTGAATCTGTTTTATCAAATCATAATTCGCGCCAAGCCAATCCTCCTGGCGAAATAGATGCGGTTTCGGATTTCCATTGTGGATCGTATGGAAAAACAACTCATATAACGGAATCTCTGTTTCAAAATCTTTTCCCTTCAGGGTTCGAGCAATCTCACCAAACAATTTGCTCGGCTTCGCTAAGCTAATATGCTGCCCGTCAACTTCGGCACTTGCGATTAAAAATCCTCTTTGATAGGCAATATATCTTGTGATTTCAAGGGCATGGCTTTTCCCCGTGCCGAATGGCCCATGAATTACCGACACGGTTGGTTGGGAATATTCCAATCGATCTAGATGGAAATCAACCCATTCTTTGAGCAGACCGTATCCGATGGTAAGACGCTCGATTTCCTCTTGAGGCACCAAGCCAAACCGCAATGCCTCAATCGTTTTTTTACGGGACAAGTTCCCCTTTGGTACATCAAGATCTTCTATCGAAGCCGGAAACTTATACTGATTGTAATTTTCAAGTGCCAGATGGACTTGATTCCCGTTTATTTCTTTAATAATCCCGTATCCCAACTGTTTG
The DNA window shown above is from Thermicanus aegyptius DSM 12793 and carries:
- a CDS encoding flagellar hook-associated protein 2, which encodes MATSISGSGSSSTLYWNRISGLASGMDTESIVKKLMDAERIPLDKMMQKKQLLEWQRDAYREMNSLLLDLRNAAFDMKLQGTYLTKKVTSSDPSVVTATAGTNAQLGIHKIYVDSVAKGVSLVSSQKLPSSSSSSGDTLNLATQFGLTNTPTVTFTLNNKETFTFDTAKETIYDVVKRINEANLGVTASFDSTYGLFFLNTTSTGKSANIEITDGAENFVRDMLKITPGNYHGDDASIRYVVDNQVNGVTITNSSNAFSINGLNLTLNGTTSSPVQLTVSNDTDAVFDKIVQFIGKYNDTIDKINAKLSEPKYRDYLPLTDAQREAMTDQQVEKWEAKARSGILQRDDLLQGTLYQLRAGFSNSVAGLDPSMDSMFDLGFTTGSYETNGKIIIDETKLRSALEQNPEKVMALFTQVDTDPNDNVDERGLAVRLYDSLNSAIKKLTDKAGSPAMTTDTESVIGKALDQLADDMSNFEDHLKQVEDRYWRQFTAMEQAIQRANMQSGWLMQQFGGGQ
- a CDS encoding DEAD/DEAH box helicase, with the translated sequence MKEELYEDRQIHNRLVHTWHAFFQRFGRLTPVQRRAIPLILEGEDLLVCAATASGKTEAACAPLIDRYIDRDEAWTILYISPTRALVNDLYQRLEPPVSSLGLQIQRRTGEYKSNLRRPPHLLLTTPESFDSMLCRGKLPNQFGHLLAHVVAVVLDEVHLFHGTARGEQIRWLIERLRRLRVEAQNKRWSKSKEVQIIALSATVPEPDEILKAYLPSGKKLIHPGQREIEAEIRPVSQRIDHEIAAYIRNLDRPAKILLFCNSRQRVDHLSRLLNRRLEKDGYQVYPHHGSLSKRLREEAEEAIRYREKVLIVATSTLELGIDIGDIDLVMLDDPAPDIPSFLQRIGRGNRRTNRTRVILFSSTDLNQFIHKAMVEAAKISWLGTGVKGKNYAVIRQQIFSYIFQSPIRYRNRDQLIRFVNHLSEDEIGTFMIDYLLDREELVEDERGICLSEEWLDRGIQGMIHSNIEGSYGYEIIDERSGERIAKDVNYNGGNIIQVAGKIFNIRTVTDRNIAVQPLKGDASFRKPEESKEDWSYFSSGNKSTEHALILRWYLKLEKELWPRINTGSDTLIFHLGGVRRRLLLELLREIHRLDQKIWINNCYIRYESQQIKELNWLRFPPPEAIRRQIGKKINYLEKTLGRPMANEHIPKDLRIQEIESWLNLDEERKIISQVNITDQIPDEIKEIFLKDDLPTDD
- a CDS encoding AAA family ATPase; its protein translation is MLVQFSVGNFLSFREKVTLSMVAASIKEHKETNVFKTPKGLGLLKSAVIYGANASGKSNLLKAMAFMKRFIKNSSKEGQVGEEIEGVESFRLNIATIDQPSFFEVVFLDGTTLYRYGFEVDPISVKREWLYYAPKRKEIELFTRELDHFEISRHFEEGVGLDKRTRENALFLSVVANFQGKISSRILKWFSNFHVISGLEDGYFSYTRRMLKEEPFKQKVINLIRAANLDIDDISVGEEEIPRGFIEDVMKNLTGGQKREITFRIQNFTLNTLHKKFDQENQFVGYEEFQLFHHESEGTRKLFSLFGPIIDTLDNGAILLVDALDAKLHPILTKFIIHLFHSETNPKNAQLLFNSHDTNLLNRNFFRRDQIWFTEKDEFGASDLYSLVDYNVRNDASYEKDYLQGKYGSIPYIGQFHFFQDEKDGANYGDR
- the ggt gene encoding gamma-glutamyltransferase; the encoded protein is MYPSSASNRPTTMGLNGMVTTPHYLASQAALRVLQNGGNAVDAAISAASTLAVVYPHMNSIGGDNFWLIYNAKTNELKALNASGRSGEKATISFYKEKGFEKIPSRGYLAANTVPGAVSGWWEAYQYANKTMGNNLPWSQLLETAIGYAENGFPISPSQEMWTKINIDPTDSEFRNLQRFEGFKSTYLKPNGEPYKTGEVFKQPDLAKTLKTIAQKGADAFYKGEIAQKIVAELQANGGVLTLNDFQQHTADWVDPISVDYRGYTAYNLPPNTQGMASLSILNILNQFDLKKIPEGSADYYHLLVEATKQAFADRDKWLTDPAFVEIPVKDLLSKQHGKDLAARIDMKKAAQVVTPLDPKGDTVWLGIVDKEGNAVSLIQSIYHDYGSGIVVKGTGVLLQNRGSFFSLDPTHINHLEPRKRTFHTLNPAMLFKNGKPYLVYGTMGGEGQPQTQALLVTRIVDYGFSVQDAIEAPRFLHGRTWGAASNDLKIEGRVPKEVIYELVRRGHPVNVVEDYTDTMGHAGAILIEPNTNVKYGGADPRGDGAAVGY
- a CDS encoding flagellar protein FlaG codes for the protein MEIDRITQGGVRPVTPVTPGRRVSPGMAEDVFMINGMKDQDRDRENPGRDAKAARERGTLTPEEAKKAVEGFNAILNPTHSHLKFLYHEKIGEYYVQIIDDNTNEVIREIPPKKLLDMVASIWEQIGLIIDEKV
- a CDS encoding BREX system ATP-binding domain-containing protein; translation: MEWKIGMRVKHKQLGYGIIKEINGNQVHLALENYNQYKFPASIEDLDVPKGNLSRKKTIEALRFGLVPQEEIERLTIGYGLLKEWVDFHLDRLEYSQPTVSVIHGPFGTGKSHALEITRYIAYQRGFLIASAEVDGQHISLAKPSKLFGEIARTLKGKDFETEIPLYELFFHTIHNGNPKPHLFRQEDWLGANYDLIKQIQQTNLREELAEDVEKVLSGNDEVDSIRIIKDQIRKYPWFSGRGIEVMPVFTRSSQVEEFLKALIGYAYLARLIGRKGLVITIDEVEVESSILPPSERRKAIMLLDRLWSYFEDQKDEYPNAPFALIFATVEDDSEINQVIDHLVEKSGGRPYELPYYKLDELIALGREITDLYKEAYFIPIENDTDLMQEIISRFADRIYQNNGVIRDFIKSFMHELDRRYGPPRRIGNERGTV
- a CDS encoding methyl-accepting chemotaxis protein; this encodes MGKAQDSQTAKKKGGLFTFRSLKTKLLVFFLLVSVIPLLGLSFTNYYFSKESLIQTKKQALKMIVDSAYVLAEELESEVKEGKLTRDEAQERFRIALVGEKQPDGTRKIPANSPRIGEGDYFFAYNKEIRAVMHPKNFEGQIKDDPNVEGKRVNREMYNQKEGYYSFMWQNPGETTPRPKIAYLRYFEPWDWVIVMGSYYDNFYREANESRNLSILISVLGVIAVIIVSLFISSRFVKQINHMKTVVQKMGEGDFTEKIETRSKDEFGDMANSLNDSIRQMNHVITEVKDASSLMKSATNHLSEGSEQLSKAAEEISASIEEVASGAEKSAENLQELTHFMEELTIDLDDTSNYVQKVTDISSKTKEVSAEGKEKIKETVEQMNNIHDAVHFIEEVTGKLTERMKEIHQFVNVITEISSQTNLLALNAAIEAARAGEHGKGFAVVADEVRKLAEQSNRSAGEIQNLIDDIMNETKKSRDAVLKGSQSVNEGIQVVKSTGTSFDEILSHIDRLVDEMNGVNGAIMKINKKTQKAAESIYELSAFHQETNSNTQNVAASVEEQSAMTRDIFEHMRQLSERAEKLEALTRSFKLAAE